A single genomic interval of Syngnathoides biaculeatus isolate LvHL_M chromosome 1, ASM1980259v1, whole genome shotgun sequence harbors:
- the si:ch211-195b13.1 gene encoding STKc_SGK domain-containing protein has product MAVTEAGCDLTYCKMRGIVSVLTAFIKERKMGLNDFIQKLVSTPHICQHVEVNNFLKIDENQNEEVENDLGERREFLSSQSSLAEDTQIKPCDFDYLKIIGRGSFGKVLLARHRESTKYYAVKVLQKKIILKKKEQKHIMAERSVLMKNIKHPFLVGLHYSFQTTDKLYFVLDYVNGGELFYHLQRERIFLEPRARFYTAEIASALGYLHSLHIVYRDLKPENILLDSQGHIVLTDFGLCKEGLEPNGTTTTFCGTPEYLAPEVLQKQAYDRTVDWWCLGSVLYEMLYGLPPFYSRNTAEMYNNILHKVPVLKPNVSNSGRELLEGLLQKDRTKRLGVKDDFLELKYHSFFSPINWDDLMAKKITPPFIPSVSGPTDLRHFDPEFTHLPVSSSLSNDTFSVTSSIKEAAGAFPGFSYGPPADHSFL; this is encoded by the exons ATGGCTGTGACCGAAGCGGGATGCGACCTCACCTACTGCAAAATGAGGGGAATTGTTTCTGTTCTCACCG CTTTCATCAAGGAGAGAAAAATGGGGTTGAATGACTTCATCCAGAAACTCGTGTCGACCCCTCATATCTGCCAACA CGTTGAAGTCAACAACTTCCTGAAAATTGATGAGAATCAGAATGAGGAGGTTGAAAATGATCTTGGTGAAAGAAGG GAGTTCCTTAGTTCGCAAAGTTCACTTGCTGAGGACACTCA GATCAAACCCTGTGATTTCGACTACCTCAAAATTATTGGCAGAGGAAGCTTTGGAAAG GTTCTGCTAGCACGGCACAGGGAGTCCACTAAATATTACGCTGTCAAAGTGCTGCAGAAGAAAATTATCCTCAAGAAGAAAGAG CAAAAGCATATCATGGCCGAACGCAGCGTGCTCATGAAGAACATCAAGCATCCTTTCCTAGTGGGACTGCACTACTCCTTCCAGACTACTGATAAACTTTACTTTGTACTTGACTACGTTAATGGTGGCGAG CTCTTCTACCACCTTCAGAGAGAAAGGATCTTCTTGGAACCCCGTGCCAGATTCTACACTGCTGAAATCGCAAGTGCACTCGGCTACCTCCACTCCCTGCATATTGTGTACAG GGACCTTAAGCCTGAGAACATCCTGTTGGACTCTCAAGGCCACATTGTACTAACAGACTTTGGTCTGTGCAAAGAAGGTCTTGAACCAAATGGGACAACAACAACTTTCTGTGGGACGCCTGAG TATTTGGCTCCGGAGGTTCTCCAGAAGCAGGCCTATGACCGTACAGTCGATTGGTGGTGTTTGGGATCTGTGCTCTATGAAATGCTATATGGACTC CCTCCCTTCTACAGTCGCAACACAGCTGAGATGTACAACAACATCCTGCACAAGGTTCCTGTGCTCAAACCCAACGTGTCAAACTCGGGTCGGGAGCTGCTTGAGGGTTTGCTCCAGAAGGATCGCACCAAGAGACTGGGGGTGAAAGACGATTTT CTGGAACTGAAGTACCATTCTTTCTTCTCGCCTATCAACTGGGACGACCTGATGGCCAAGAAGATCACTCCGCCCTTCATCCCATCTGTG AGTGGTCCCACAGACCTGCGTCACTTTGACCCAGAGTTCACCCACTTGCCCGTGTCCTCCTCCCTGAGCAACGACACCTTCAGCGTGACCAGCAGCATAAAAGAGGCAGCGGGGGCATTCCCTGGATTTTCCTATGGCCCCCCAGCAGATCATTCCTTTCTGTGA
- the eya3 gene encoding eyes absent homolog 3 isoform X4 → MDDSQELPVKKAKLDVDHGLEKEQSNLGEDGSPNAVLAPSEQGSSYSALSVSQLGTRDGESEGEIGSAPQLNSYAHSATDTTAGSEYTQQVYEGSNPVVTTYPSPMAFPPLAQSAVYSAFPQTGQTYGLPPFGSSFTTSSVYSNIPSATAATTASTTVALQEFSGYNSLGQSQFSHYYSLPSSYVPAGLPSSDDHGANVGGAVYSAVKSEEAASAGLPPRDASPSENLPAGAALPTSVAHTAGARDQDEVGRRNSMGKAKGKAKKSDTSLPTETDLERIFLWDLDETIIIFHSLLTGSFAQKFGKDPTTMLNLGLQMEEFIFELADNHLFFNDLEECDQVHVEDVASDDNGQDLSNYNFLADGFNGPSAGGATGAATGVQGGVEWMRKLAFRYRRLKEIYNTYKGNVGGLLSPVKRELLLRLQSDIENVTDSWLTTALKSLLLIQSRGKCVNVLVTTTQLVPALAKVLLYGLGDVFPIENIYSATKIGKESCFERIVSRFGKKVTYVVIGDGRDEEFAAKQHNMPFWRISAHGDLVSLHQALELDFL, encoded by the exons ATGGATGACTCGCAGGAGCTGCCG GTGAAAAAAGCCAAGCTTGATGTAGACCATGGACTGGAAAAAGAACAAAG TAATCTTGGAGAAGATGGAAGCCCTAATGCTGTGCTCGCTCCATCAGAGCAGGGAAGCTCTTACTCTGCCCTGTCCGTCTCCCAACTTGGCACAC GGGACGGGGAATCTGAAGGAGAGATCGGATCAGCGCCCCAGTTGAACTCGTACGCACATTCTG CCACAGACACAACAGCTGGGTCTGAATACACTCAGCAGGTCTACGAAGGAAGCAA cCCCGTGGTGACAACATACCCCAGTCCAATGGCCTTCCCCCCCCTGGCTCAATCTGCTGTATACTCAGCTTTTCCCCAGACGGGCCAAACGTATGGCCTCCCACCTTTTG GCTCAAGTTTCACAACATCCAGTGTGTACTCCAACATCCCATCAGCCACAGCTGCTACCACAGCATCCACCACGGTGGCTCTCCAA GAATTTAGCGGCTACAACTCTTTGGGACAGAGCCAGTTTTCGCACTATTACAGCCTGCCCTCCAGTTACGTGCCCGCGGGCCTGCCGAGCAGTGACGACCACGGTGCCAACGTGGGAGGGGCTGTGTACTCTGCCGTTAAATCAGAAGAGGCCGCCTCAGCAGGATTGCCTCCCAGAG ATGCGTCCCCATCGGAGAACCTCCCCGCAGGGGCGGCTCTGCCCACCAGCGTAGCTCATACCGCTGGAGCCAGAGACCAAGATGAGGTCGGCCGACGGAACTCGATGGGAAAAGCTAAAGGAAAGGCCAAAAAGAGTGACACCTCTCTGCCTACTGAAACCGACCTTGAG cgcatATTTCTGTGGGATCTGGATGAGACCATAATTATATTTCACTCATTGCTGACTGGCTCCTTTGCGCAAAAGTTTGGCAAG GACCCGACGACCATGCTGAACCTGGGCTTGCAGATGGAAGAGTTCATCTTTGAGTTGGCCGACAACCACCTGTTCTTCAATGACTTGGAG GAATGCGACCAAGTCCACGTTGAGGATGTGGCCTCCGACGACAACGGGCAGGACCtcag TAATTACAATTTCTTAGCGGACGGATTCAACGGCCCCAGTGCCGGAGGGGCAACAGGAGCCGCTACGGGCGTCCAGGGAGGTGTGGAGTGGATGCGCAAATTGGCCTTCCGCTACCGTCGCCTAAAAGAGATTTACAACACCTACAAAGGAAACGTGGGAG GCCTGTTGAGTCCTGTGAAGAGGGAGCTGCTTCTACGGCTTCAGTCTGACATCGAGAACGTGACCGACTCCTGGCTCACCACAGCGCTCAAGTCTCTACTGCTTATCCAGTCCAG GGGGAAGTGTGTCAATGTCTTGGTCACCACCACTCAACTGGTACCAGCACTCGCTAAAGTGCTGCTCTACGGCCTAGGAGATGTCTTCCCCATAGAGAACATCTACAGCGCCACAAAAATAG GTAAAGAAAGTTGCTTTGAGAGGATCGTCTCTCGCTTCGGGAAGAAAGTGACTTACGTTGTCATAGGAGACGGACGCGATGAAGAGTTTGCAGCGAAACAG CACAACATGCCTTTCTGGCGGATCTCCGCTCACGGCGACCTGGTGTCCCTGCACCAAGCGCTGGAACTGGACTTCTTGTAA
- the eya3 gene encoding eyes absent homolog 3 isoform X3, protein MDDSQELPVKKAKLDVDHGLEKEQSNLGEDGSPNAVLAPSEQGSSYSALSVSQLGTRDGESEGEIGSAPQLNSYAHSATDTTAGSEYTQQVYEGSNPVVTTYPSPMAFPPLAQSAVYSAFPQTGQTYGLPPFGAMWPGIKTETGLPEAPSGGQPGFLSFSTTYTSSQPSQLHYSYPSQGSSFTTSSVYSNIPSATAATTASTTVALQEFSGYNSLGQSQFSHYYSLPSSYVPAGLPSSDDHGANVGGAVYSAVKSEEAASAGLPPRDASPSENLPAGAALPTSVAHTAGARDQDEVGRRNSMGKAKGKAKKSDTSLPTETDLERIFLWDLDETIIIFHSLLTGSFAQKFGKDPTTMLNLGLQMEEFIFELADNHLFFNDLEECDQVHVEDVASDDNGQDLSNYNFLADGFNGPSAGGATGAATGVQGGVEWMRKLAFRYRRLKEIYNTYKGNVGGLLSPVKRELLLRLQSDIENVTDSWLTTALKSLLLIQSRGKCVNVLVTTTQLVPALAKVLLYGLGDVFPIENIYSATKIGKESCFERIVSRFGKKVTYVVIGDGRDEEFAAKQ, encoded by the exons ATGGATGACTCGCAGGAGCTGCCG GTGAAAAAAGCCAAGCTTGATGTAGACCATGGACTGGAAAAAGAACAAAG TAATCTTGGAGAAGATGGAAGCCCTAATGCTGTGCTCGCTCCATCAGAGCAGGGAAGCTCTTACTCTGCCCTGTCCGTCTCCCAACTTGGCACAC GGGACGGGGAATCTGAAGGAGAGATCGGATCAGCGCCCCAGTTGAACTCGTACGCACATTCTG CCACAGACACAACAGCTGGGTCTGAATACACTCAGCAGGTCTACGAAGGAAGCAA cCCCGTGGTGACAACATACCCCAGTCCAATGGCCTTCCCCCCCCTGGCTCAATCTGCTGTATACTCAGCTTTTCCCCAGACGGGCCAAACGTATGGCCTCCCACCTTTTG GTGCTATGTGGCCAGGCATAAAAACAGAGACAGGTCTGCCAGAGGCGCCCTCTGGTGGCCAGCCTGGGTTTCTCAGCTTCAGTACCACATATACCTCAAGCCAGCCAAGCCAGCTGCACTACTCATACCCGAGCCAAG GCTCAAGTTTCACAACATCCAGTGTGTACTCCAACATCCCATCAGCCACAGCTGCTACCACAGCATCCACCACGGTGGCTCTCCAA GAATTTAGCGGCTACAACTCTTTGGGACAGAGCCAGTTTTCGCACTATTACAGCCTGCCCTCCAGTTACGTGCCCGCGGGCCTGCCGAGCAGTGACGACCACGGTGCCAACGTGGGAGGGGCTGTGTACTCTGCCGTTAAATCAGAAGAGGCCGCCTCAGCAGGATTGCCTCCCAGAG ATGCGTCCCCATCGGAGAACCTCCCCGCAGGGGCGGCTCTGCCCACCAGCGTAGCTCATACCGCTGGAGCCAGAGACCAAGATGAGGTCGGCCGACGGAACTCGATGGGAAAAGCTAAAGGAAAGGCCAAAAAGAGTGACACCTCTCTGCCTACTGAAACCGACCTTGAG cgcatATTTCTGTGGGATCTGGATGAGACCATAATTATATTTCACTCATTGCTGACTGGCTCCTTTGCGCAAAAGTTTGGCAAG GACCCGACGACCATGCTGAACCTGGGCTTGCAGATGGAAGAGTTCATCTTTGAGTTGGCCGACAACCACCTGTTCTTCAATGACTTGGAG GAATGCGACCAAGTCCACGTTGAGGATGTGGCCTCCGACGACAACGGGCAGGACCtcag TAATTACAATTTCTTAGCGGACGGATTCAACGGCCCCAGTGCCGGAGGGGCAACAGGAGCCGCTACGGGCGTCCAGGGAGGTGTGGAGTGGATGCGCAAATTGGCCTTCCGCTACCGTCGCCTAAAAGAGATTTACAACACCTACAAAGGAAACGTGGGAG GCCTGTTGAGTCCTGTGAAGAGGGAGCTGCTTCTACGGCTTCAGTCTGACATCGAGAACGTGACCGACTCCTGGCTCACCACAGCGCTCAAGTCTCTACTGCTTATCCAGTCCAG GGGGAAGTGTGTCAATGTCTTGGTCACCACCACTCAACTGGTACCAGCACTCGCTAAAGTGCTGCTCTACGGCCTAGGAGATGTCTTCCCCATAGAGAACATCTACAGCGCCACAAAAATAG GTAAAGAAAGTTGCTTTGAGAGGATCGTCTCTCGCTTCGGGAAGAAAGTGACTTACGTTGTCATAGGAGACGGACGCGATGAAGAGTTTGCAGCGAAACAG TGA
- the eya3 gene encoding eyes absent homolog 3 isoform X2, protein MDDSQELPVKKAKLDVDHGLEKEQSNLGEDGSPNAVLAPSEQGSSYSALSVSQLGTPTDTTAGSEYTQQVYEGSNPVVTTYPSPMAFPPLAQSAVYSAFPQTGQTYGLPPFGAMWPGIKTETGLPEAPSGGQPGFLSFSTTYTSSQPSQLHYSYPSQGSSFTTSSVYSNIPSATAATTASTTVALQEFSGYNSLGQSQFSHYYSLPSSYVPAGLPSSDDHGANVGGAVYSAVKSEEAASAGLPPRDASPSENLPAGAALPTSVAHTAGARDQDEVGRRNSMGKAKGKAKKSDTSLPTETDLERIFLWDLDETIIIFHSLLTGSFAQKFGKDPTTMLNLGLQMEEFIFELADNHLFFNDLEECDQVHVEDVASDDNGQDLSNYNFLADGFNGPSAGGATGAATGVQGGVEWMRKLAFRYRRLKEIYNTYKGNVGGLLSPVKRELLLRLQSDIENVTDSWLTTALKSLLLIQSRGKCVNVLVTTTQLVPALAKVLLYGLGDVFPIENIYSATKIGKESCFERIVSRFGKKVTYVVIGDGRDEEFAAKQHNMPFWRISAHGDLVSLHQALELDFL, encoded by the exons ATGGATGACTCGCAGGAGCTGCCG GTGAAAAAAGCCAAGCTTGATGTAGACCATGGACTGGAAAAAGAACAAAG TAATCTTGGAGAAGATGGAAGCCCTAATGCTGTGCTCGCTCCATCAGAGCAGGGAAGCTCTTACTCTGCCCTGTCCGTCTCCCAACTTGGCACAC CCACAGACACAACAGCTGGGTCTGAATACACTCAGCAGGTCTACGAAGGAAGCAA cCCCGTGGTGACAACATACCCCAGTCCAATGGCCTTCCCCCCCCTGGCTCAATCTGCTGTATACTCAGCTTTTCCCCAGACGGGCCAAACGTATGGCCTCCCACCTTTTG GTGCTATGTGGCCAGGCATAAAAACAGAGACAGGTCTGCCAGAGGCGCCCTCTGGTGGCCAGCCTGGGTTTCTCAGCTTCAGTACCACATATACCTCAAGCCAGCCAAGCCAGCTGCACTACTCATACCCGAGCCAAG GCTCAAGTTTCACAACATCCAGTGTGTACTCCAACATCCCATCAGCCACAGCTGCTACCACAGCATCCACCACGGTGGCTCTCCAA GAATTTAGCGGCTACAACTCTTTGGGACAGAGCCAGTTTTCGCACTATTACAGCCTGCCCTCCAGTTACGTGCCCGCGGGCCTGCCGAGCAGTGACGACCACGGTGCCAACGTGGGAGGGGCTGTGTACTCTGCCGTTAAATCAGAAGAGGCCGCCTCAGCAGGATTGCCTCCCAGAG ATGCGTCCCCATCGGAGAACCTCCCCGCAGGGGCGGCTCTGCCCACCAGCGTAGCTCATACCGCTGGAGCCAGAGACCAAGATGAGGTCGGCCGACGGAACTCGATGGGAAAAGCTAAAGGAAAGGCCAAAAAGAGTGACACCTCTCTGCCTACTGAAACCGACCTTGAG cgcatATTTCTGTGGGATCTGGATGAGACCATAATTATATTTCACTCATTGCTGACTGGCTCCTTTGCGCAAAAGTTTGGCAAG GACCCGACGACCATGCTGAACCTGGGCTTGCAGATGGAAGAGTTCATCTTTGAGTTGGCCGACAACCACCTGTTCTTCAATGACTTGGAG GAATGCGACCAAGTCCACGTTGAGGATGTGGCCTCCGACGACAACGGGCAGGACCtcag TAATTACAATTTCTTAGCGGACGGATTCAACGGCCCCAGTGCCGGAGGGGCAACAGGAGCCGCTACGGGCGTCCAGGGAGGTGTGGAGTGGATGCGCAAATTGGCCTTCCGCTACCGTCGCCTAAAAGAGATTTACAACACCTACAAAGGAAACGTGGGAG GCCTGTTGAGTCCTGTGAAGAGGGAGCTGCTTCTACGGCTTCAGTCTGACATCGAGAACGTGACCGACTCCTGGCTCACCACAGCGCTCAAGTCTCTACTGCTTATCCAGTCCAG GGGGAAGTGTGTCAATGTCTTGGTCACCACCACTCAACTGGTACCAGCACTCGCTAAAGTGCTGCTCTACGGCCTAGGAGATGTCTTCCCCATAGAGAACATCTACAGCGCCACAAAAATAG GTAAAGAAAGTTGCTTTGAGAGGATCGTCTCTCGCTTCGGGAAGAAAGTGACTTACGTTGTCATAGGAGACGGACGCGATGAAGAGTTTGCAGCGAAACAG CACAACATGCCTTTCTGGCGGATCTCCGCTCACGGCGACCTGGTGTCCCTGCACCAAGCGCTGGAACTGGACTTCTTGTAA
- the eya3 gene encoding eyes absent homolog 3 isoform X1 — protein sequence MDDSQELPVKKAKLDVDHGLEKEQSNLGEDGSPNAVLAPSEQGSSYSALSVSQLGTRDGESEGEIGSAPQLNSYAHSATDTTAGSEYTQQVYEGSNPVVTTYPSPMAFPPLAQSAVYSAFPQTGQTYGLPPFGAMWPGIKTETGLPEAPSGGQPGFLSFSTTYTSSQPSQLHYSYPSQGSSFTTSSVYSNIPSATAATTASTTVALQEFSGYNSLGQSQFSHYYSLPSSYVPAGLPSSDDHGANVGGAVYSAVKSEEAASAGLPPRDASPSENLPAGAALPTSVAHTAGARDQDEVGRRNSMGKAKGKAKKSDTSLPTETDLERIFLWDLDETIIIFHSLLTGSFAQKFGKDPTTMLNLGLQMEEFIFELADNHLFFNDLEECDQVHVEDVASDDNGQDLSNYNFLADGFNGPSAGGATGAATGVQGGVEWMRKLAFRYRRLKEIYNTYKGNVGGLLSPVKRELLLRLQSDIENVTDSWLTTALKSLLLIQSRGKCVNVLVTTTQLVPALAKVLLYGLGDVFPIENIYSATKIGKESCFERIVSRFGKKVTYVVIGDGRDEEFAAKQHNMPFWRISAHGDLVSLHQALELDFL from the exons ATGGATGACTCGCAGGAGCTGCCG GTGAAAAAAGCCAAGCTTGATGTAGACCATGGACTGGAAAAAGAACAAAG TAATCTTGGAGAAGATGGAAGCCCTAATGCTGTGCTCGCTCCATCAGAGCAGGGAAGCTCTTACTCTGCCCTGTCCGTCTCCCAACTTGGCACAC GGGACGGGGAATCTGAAGGAGAGATCGGATCAGCGCCCCAGTTGAACTCGTACGCACATTCTG CCACAGACACAACAGCTGGGTCTGAATACACTCAGCAGGTCTACGAAGGAAGCAA cCCCGTGGTGACAACATACCCCAGTCCAATGGCCTTCCCCCCCCTGGCTCAATCTGCTGTATACTCAGCTTTTCCCCAGACGGGCCAAACGTATGGCCTCCCACCTTTTG GTGCTATGTGGCCAGGCATAAAAACAGAGACAGGTCTGCCAGAGGCGCCCTCTGGTGGCCAGCCTGGGTTTCTCAGCTTCAGTACCACATATACCTCAAGCCAGCCAAGCCAGCTGCACTACTCATACCCGAGCCAAG GCTCAAGTTTCACAACATCCAGTGTGTACTCCAACATCCCATCAGCCACAGCTGCTACCACAGCATCCACCACGGTGGCTCTCCAA GAATTTAGCGGCTACAACTCTTTGGGACAGAGCCAGTTTTCGCACTATTACAGCCTGCCCTCCAGTTACGTGCCCGCGGGCCTGCCGAGCAGTGACGACCACGGTGCCAACGTGGGAGGGGCTGTGTACTCTGCCGTTAAATCAGAAGAGGCCGCCTCAGCAGGATTGCCTCCCAGAG ATGCGTCCCCATCGGAGAACCTCCCCGCAGGGGCGGCTCTGCCCACCAGCGTAGCTCATACCGCTGGAGCCAGAGACCAAGATGAGGTCGGCCGACGGAACTCGATGGGAAAAGCTAAAGGAAAGGCCAAAAAGAGTGACACCTCTCTGCCTACTGAAACCGACCTTGAG cgcatATTTCTGTGGGATCTGGATGAGACCATAATTATATTTCACTCATTGCTGACTGGCTCCTTTGCGCAAAAGTTTGGCAAG GACCCGACGACCATGCTGAACCTGGGCTTGCAGATGGAAGAGTTCATCTTTGAGTTGGCCGACAACCACCTGTTCTTCAATGACTTGGAG GAATGCGACCAAGTCCACGTTGAGGATGTGGCCTCCGACGACAACGGGCAGGACCtcag TAATTACAATTTCTTAGCGGACGGATTCAACGGCCCCAGTGCCGGAGGGGCAACAGGAGCCGCTACGGGCGTCCAGGGAGGTGTGGAGTGGATGCGCAAATTGGCCTTCCGCTACCGTCGCCTAAAAGAGATTTACAACACCTACAAAGGAAACGTGGGAG GCCTGTTGAGTCCTGTGAAGAGGGAGCTGCTTCTACGGCTTCAGTCTGACATCGAGAACGTGACCGACTCCTGGCTCACCACAGCGCTCAAGTCTCTACTGCTTATCCAGTCCAG GGGGAAGTGTGTCAATGTCTTGGTCACCACCACTCAACTGGTACCAGCACTCGCTAAAGTGCTGCTCTACGGCCTAGGAGATGTCTTCCCCATAGAGAACATCTACAGCGCCACAAAAATAG GTAAAGAAAGTTGCTTTGAGAGGATCGTCTCTCGCTTCGGGAAGAAAGTGACTTACGTTGTCATAGGAGACGGACGCGATGAAGAGTTTGCAGCGAAACAG CACAACATGCCTTTCTGGCGGATCTCCGCTCACGGCGACCTGGTGTCCCTGCACCAAGCGCTGGAACTGGACTTCTTGTAA